The Neurospora crassa OR74A linkage group V, whole genome shotgun sequence sequence AAGTTGTCGGTCGGTGGAAAGAAGTGTCGAGAGCAACCACCACCTAGCGACGAGGGAGGGTGGTGGAGTGACCAGGGGGTGACTTTCTGCCCCCAGATGATCGAAGACAGTGGGGTCACTGGATTAGCCTGGAATGGATGGGAGGCTTttgtttggtggtgaaggcCGCCTTGGGTGGGGCGGCGATCACAGTCTTGGTGGGCTTGTTTGGCGTGTTTGGTGGGATGTGGAAGCCAAGAGAAAAGCAGCAGCCGCGATCACGTTCTGATCAAGATATCGACACAAACTAACAGGTCGGATGAACAGTCGGGTTCACTTAGGTTGTTGGGCAGGAAAAAGGAGACCGGCGGATCCCAGGCAGATCCGTTGTCACTGACCTAGAGCTACCCTTTTACCAAGTATGGCCGATCGTCTCAACGTTCTTTCTACGAGTGAGTCAGTACGTAGTGTAGTCCGTCCTTGGCTTGTCGTGGTGTTCGTTGGGAGGCCTTCAAGATTGCCGTGGTTGGGGACCGACCGGTGCTAGTCTAGTAGGAGGTCTGAGAGCCGTCGTCCACTGTAAATGCTGCCCTCGCTTGATCTTATCTGCCGACCTGAGACGAGCAATGAGAAGAGGCTGGGTATTCGCGCAAGGTGAGGGGTTGCGCCTGGATTTCTTTTGGAATCGTATCAGAATAGTGTAGATTATTGATTGTCCTCCATTGTGTCCCAATCAtgagcctttttttttctgtccaGATACGATGGGTCGCATTCCACAAATGGCCTGTGACTGTCGGCAAACAAACAGAGGGAAAGATAAATCCGGGGAAGTTGTTTGGCGTTTGGAAACAGAAACAGGGTCCGGGTCCGGATCTTCAATTTTTAACCCCTTGGCAGAGTTAGGTACTTTGGGCGTATGCCAGATGACGTGCCTTCTTCTGCAAGCTATTGCCATGACAAAAGTATCGCGTCAAAGAAGGTGTTAAGACGCCATATCcgcgggaaaaaaaagaaaagaaaaaaaggcagAAAGAAAGGGCCATGTGGTCATTACATCATCGTGCCTTCAACGTCTATGGTAGTTCTAGTGTCGGTTTCTTCCCCCGCCTCCACTCGGGCTTATTTTCGTTCCTTTGTTTCCCTCTTCCATTCCATCACAGCGAGGGCATTTCCGGGCGGGGCAGACTTGGAATGCTTCATCGtaaaattaaacttatatattactctttCCGAGCGTATGTCATACTAGTGTACACGGCATCCGCCATCCTGTTTTCCGTTTCCCCAAGTCCTCCACGAGGGTCGTGATGCTCATAATGGCGTGAAAGGGACCTCGTAGTCAGTCCCCTCTCCCCATGTCATAATCCCATCCTTGCATGTTCCCTTCCTATAAAATCCAAAAACATTGTCGCCTGCATTCCCATAACCTCTTTCCATGATTAATAAGTCCCCCGAGTTGGACCAGAGTATCCAAAATGGGGGTCGTTGCTGTAGCCGCTTGCTTGTTTAATGCCGATTGGCTTCTTGGATCTCAAACGCAACAACATCAGTCGCGGGTATGTGCAGAAATCGTGTCAACCTCCTCATTAGATCCGCAACCCGTCAATGCTACCGCTTTGCACCTCGCCGATTCCTTGACTGTCCCACCTCTTAGAGTGAGCGACAAATCGGTCAGGCTGACCACAGTCCAAAGATGCCACGCCCCTATTCAACTACAAGACCGTACACGCATCGCTTGTACGGTCTCCCATGTTGGCATCACTTTATACCCCACTGCCACTAGCCTTGCTGTCAGTTTGGGACATATCCAAGCCCTTCTCGTACTTTTGCAACACCGAGCTATCGAGGGACGCAGCCTCATCAGCGAATACATCCACCTTGGTCTCAGCGAACTTGCGCGCGCTGATGCCCTTTGAGAAGAGGAGGTCGAGCTCGGCAAAGGTGCGGCCGGTGGGCTCGGGGACGCGGAAGTAGACGTAGATGATGCAGAGGAAGCAGATGCCGGCCTGGGATGCGTTAGCTTTGCAGCCAGGGGAAAGGGGCAAGGTGACTTACCCAGAAGAAACCGGTAAAGTTGGACCAGTCCCAGGCGCCGGGGTTGAGCATGTAGGGTGTGAGGACGGCAGTGACGATGCCGACAATAATGCTGTGCATTGTTAGTACCTATGCATGAGCTCAGAAGGGCTCCTGGGTCTGAGGAACTTACTAAAGCACACGACCAAGAGCAATGGTCTTGATCTGCAGTCTTCTCGTCGAGATTTCACTGACAAGCGAGTAGCAGACCGTTCCGACTGTCAACTGGTACACCAAAGCCCAGCCCAACATGATACTGCCAGTCGCAATCGAAGCCTCCCTGTTGTGCGCTTCGGGAACAAGACCAAGGAAACCCAGCACAAAGAGCATGCAGAATAGACCGCACAACCCATACAGGTAAAGAGCTCTCCGTCCAATGCCGCGGCTCATCAAGAACCACGCGCCAAACACGCCCGCCATGTTGATAGCGTACTGCCCGAGAGCAAACGCATAggcgtcatcatcgtccagGCCGGCCTGCTTGAGGAAATACGTCGAGTAATTCGAGAACGAGTTTCCACTCAGATTCTGAATCGCCCACACCATGCACACAATCTCCGTTCTCCTGAGATCATGGCCCTTGAAGCAATCCCAAAAGGTCGCTCCCTGCGTCGTCTTCTCCTCCAGGGCGGTGGTGTGAACCATCATGGCGACGGTCTCGTCCGCATTGAAATCGGTTTCGCGGTTCACGCTGGTCAGACGGAGGAGAGACTTCTTGGCGTCATCCAGACGACCCTTGCGGACGAGCCACCAAGGCGATTCGGGTGCGAAGAAGATTCCCAAGGCCAGAGGTACGGGCCACATCCATTGCAGGGCGTAGGGGATCCGGTAGGCCCATTCGTCGTCGCGCTTGAGCATGGACATGATGACTCCGATGGCGATTTCCTGGCCCACGCCCCAGCAGAAGTTGACGTAGGTGGTAAGGTAGCCGCGCATGGCGACGGGGCAGACTTCGGAGGCGTAGGTGATGGTGAGAGTTTGGAAGACGCCCCATGGCTGGAAGTTCATCAGTAAACCAATCATGTGCATTACTTTGAGGGAGGTGAGTGAAACTTACGATGCCGCAAAGAATCTCAGCAGCCAACAACGTCTGGACATTCTGCGCCGTAAAGAACAGGGAAGTCCACGCGCAAATGAGCATCAAGCAGCCGATAACGGTGTACCGATAACCGAAACGTTCTGATACATATCCATTGATGAGAAGGCCGATCAACTCTCCCACGTTGGCGCCCTAGGTATGAAACCGGTCAGCATTGTCTGAGGCCACTCAGGGTCCATCTCGCACGGCTTATGCTGCAAGCCCTCCTCCACGACCTTTCCTATTGACGGGGAACCGGACCCGGACCCAATGCAGCGGCACTGGGAGTGGCTCGGGCGCGTGGCACAGGCACAGACATATCAGATCAGATCATTGCACTTAGCTCAGCACTCACATTACTAAGACCAGCCTGCCAGCGAGCAGGAACCTCCCAGTGGCCCGGCGCTATCTCCTCGCCGTACTTGCGAGCAAACTGGGGGAAGGCGTCTTTGATTTGGTCAGCACTGGCTCTATCATGTgaagatgaaaaaaaaagaaagtaaaAACCCACAGAAATTGTTAATCAGACAGACATCGTAACCCTCCATGACGATGCACGTCGAGATGAGCATGCTCCACGCAATCGCCTTTGGGTACAGCTTGATGCCCTGCAACAGCGTCATCTTTTGCTCCTTGTCGGTTGCTGTTTTGGCATTTTGGATGATCCTGTCCGTAGTGTCGGTGCGTCGGACCTCATCCGAGTTATGGAGGACATCGTGTTGGCCTTTCGAATCACTAAATACAATGTCGTCGGATGACGGGTTGGCTGTGGTCCGGGGGTCGGGTGAAGCCATGTTTGCTGCTTTTGTTGCGTTgccccttttttttattttgttttgtttgacTAAGTAGTCGTAACTGCCGGGTGGTACGGAGTGTTGTCGCTACGCCTGGGTGTTCCTTTCCAAAAAcaaacacaaaaaaaaagtacCACACCGACGGTCAAGTGTTCACCGTGACCTTGTTTGATGCAGCTAAGCAGCCGAAGTGGACACCGGTTGTTGTCGTGGTTGAGCCGTGGAGGGTTTGAAGAATGCCCAAATGAATGGGATCCGACGGTGGTGAAGAGACTGACGGCGTGACGACGAACCACACAGCCTCAGCCGTGATGCAGCTGAGTGAGGAGATGACGGATTGTGACGGTTGAACGACTGGAATTCCAGGAGGGAAGGACGGGACGTCGCAAGCAAGACGCCAGCAGAATTTAGGAGGTGGGAACTACCGCTACCTATGAACAGCCCGCCCAGACGGAGCGGGCGCACGCGACTCCATTTGTTTTTGGATttgacatccatccatccatggaTTGGATCCGTTccgttctttcctttctccaGATTTCAGCGTAAGCGGCAGGAAAGCGGCTCCCGGCCACCGGCCACCACGGCATCCAGAAGGGGAAACTTGCGAGAGGAACAAGGCCAATGACAGCAGGCCGTTCGTCCCAAGACGTGGTGAGTGTGGAGAGGATGGTGGGGTTAGCGGATGTTCGAGTGTCGAACTGTCAGTTTCGCTGCCGTTCCCTGCCATTCGGGCATCCATCCAGGCCTCAGCTCGGCATTCCTTGGGGCCTGCCAACCGTTGTTAGGTGGCACAAGTTCCAAAGTGGAATTTGCTGGTGTGCCCTGCATTAAATTCTCGACGGCCGAGGTTCATGTTGCCCGTTCAAGGTTTTCGGGGTCAAAGGGTTCAACCGTCCAGGCCACGGTATGTATGACATTGTACCGACCCGACAGCTACAAGTTGCtggaggggatggatggtgtTGGGGAAGAGTAAAGTGAGTGAGGGGCAACGGTTAACATTTCCGATGCGGGCTTCCAACCATCCTCAAAGATCTCAATGGCATATGGAACAAGATTCACATGCGTGATTGTCTGGAAAACGAAAGACAGATAAAGCTCTCATATTCTAGAATGGCGACAAAAGTCAGTGTTCACCACAAGGTAtatcttccacttctcacGGGTCAATGTAGTCGGTCCGTCaggtcttttctttttttcaatCATTCTCTCGAATTTGGGTGATGAACTCCAATTGTGCAGTCTTCAGTTCCCTTGTTTGATTGGTGTGAACAACGAACCCCGCACCGACCACATTGTAGGGTACAAATTCAATGCGATAAGCTCAATCGTACTTTCTGTGCTCGATAAGCGGCATGTCTGAGTGAAGCACAAGCTAGGATACTCTGATTGCTAACAGCTGCTTGTCATCATGGTACGAACTCTGAATTTGTGCAGCGCCAAAGGAGTGCAGTACCTCTACGGTAGGTCGGTAGGTGCCCCTCACGACGGATTCCGCAAGCAAATTTGatttctccttccttctttttctatcccatcatccatctcatCGTCTTCAAGTTCACGCAGACTCCGAACCATTTCAGCTGAGTGATTGAAGCAAACATCTCGGCCCCATTACGTGTTTACTGTtccactacactacactaccctCCCCTCGTGTCATGTCAGGATCCCCagtccttttccttctcgaaCCTCTGCGCGATCCCACGCTGGTGGCTGGCGACCACGACTCGAGCACGACTCGTCGGTCTCAAGCACAAGACAAAGTGGGGATCCGCGGAGAAGATGAATCAAACCCTCGTCGTCTCTTTAAGCTTCTTTCCCCGGATCTGCATGGACTTGACTTGCCCGACATTACATACATAGGTATGGATCCCTTCCCCAGGATCCTCGGAGATTGAACAAGCGTTCCGAATGTGTGCCGTTTCATCGATCTTTACTCTCCCCACGGTCTGGTCTCCAGCCGGGTGACGGACATCAGCCACGGCGTCGGATGGGCGTGTGGCCTTGAGGTTGTGCGGCTGGCTATCCCTCTCCACTTCTTTCTTGCCCTCTGTCCTTCCGGACCTGTCTGGAACTTGACCTGGTATCGAGAATACGTGGGCCACCACAAGAGTCTCACCGTCTGTGGTCACGGCAGCTGCTTTCTATGATCCGGCTCCCTTTCGTCTTTTCGTCATTGACATCGCCGATCATCGACTCGTCCACATCCTCTCTGAACACTCATCAGATTGGATTGCACACATACATCTTCCTTATCCACATCAGGGGCAATGTCTCGTCCCAGCTGTAATGGTACGGTACAGTATCTTTCTACCTtccatctatctatctaggtaccttaccgACTTTGTTGGGTTGGACGCTGCATTTGCCCGTACCCCCCCGTCGTAATGTTCGCCTAAACCGCCATCTTTAACTAGTAACCAAAACCCCCATGGCCGCTTTCCTGTCGATGCCCGGCCGTCACGTCTTCTATCACTATCTTTCTCCGCACAAACTGATCAGACCCTCGTCGCGAATCTATCGTCCCCGCTTCTTCAGCCTCCTGGCTTCACCCCCCATTCCCCTCCCGTCCCTCTCCAAGCCCGAGTCGTAGCCCAGCTGCTCCCCTCCATGTCCGGTTCTCGGTTCTTGCTTGAACAACTGCCGACTCTGCCGCCGATCGACCCAGACAACCCAATCTCCCGGATCCAACTGCTTGCTGCTCCACATTgccagctacctctacctaccactACATTCAAACAAGTCTCcaactgccactgccactaAGACCCCATCTGACTGTGCAGCCATCTGAGTGGTCGTATTGGATATACACATCCAGTCTCCGCCCCCAGCCCATGTATCTTATCACAACTTGCTCGCAGATTAGATGCCATCTTCAGCAATCTCCCCCAAGCCCCTGTCTACTTTTGGTTGGTGAGTCGATTACCAGTTTTGACCAGGTTCAAGAAATCTCATAACTGACACATTGCTCTGGGCAGTGAGAACTGTCGCAAGCAGCACCTGAAATGTGAGCATGGACCGAGTACCCCTTTGGGCACCCTGCAGTGGGAGACATCACCACTGACATCAAATCATTTCCTCACACCTTTTAGGCGACCGAGTAACGCCCACATGCGGTAGATGTCAGAACACAGGCCGTCAGTGCCGCCGGAGTGGTCTCAGGATTCGACAGTCTCCTCAATACAGTTAGCCTTCCCTTCTCACTTCTTGCAGGTTTTGATTCCGGTGTGACGGTCCACCGCAGAAGTCAAAGCACTTCTTCCGAGCCATGGTTATTGGTCATTCGTCAGCTTTTCTCTCCATGGAAGATTGTCTAACAATTACCACTCTGCAGCCAAATTCAGCAAGACACAAAAGTGGGTCAGGATCGAGAGAAGGCGTGAGTATCCCATTCTTTGCTTTACTTTGTGCAATGACCAACCAATATCGCTGACACTGGGCATATAGTGGAATTCGTGGATGAGACCCGGAAGGTTATCTATGAGGCTGCTACTTTGGATAGTGGCCTGGATGAGGTAGATCCCGACATAGAGTCACCCGTCCTGTCCGATCAGTCGCTTCTGCAAGGGTTCAGTCAATCTTCCATCTCAGAGACCCCAAATGGCCAGGAGAACCCACGGCGATTTCCTTCACGGCAGCAGACCTTGCCCGAATCCCCCCGTCTTTCAGAGACAGCATCGGAGGCTCTATCCCCTCACGGATCGGTTCAGCTGGCTGAAACCGTCTCCTCTTCAGAAGGACATGCACGTGAATGCTCTCCCACCGACCGCTTCATCGCGCGGGCTGGGACCTATCACCAGCTTTACTACTCCAAAAATTCAGCATTTCCAATCGAAGACCCGGTGGAAGCAGAGCTGTATCGGCATTATGTGCAGAGTCTGGCACCATGGGTAAGCAACATCTACACTGGCTCCATAAGCACCTGGTTGACTTTGcaatttttttctttcttttttagcTCGACCTTTGTGACCCACTGAGGTCATTCGAGACCATAGTTCCCCAAAACGCAGCAAACTTTCCGCTTCTTCTCAAGGCTATCTACTCATTCTCAGCCCGGCACAAGACCCTGACAGGTTACTTTGATTCGGTCCGGTGCAGCGAGTACTACGACGAATGCCTAACAGAGCTCAGGGATGTTCTTGCTGCATATGATGAATCTGGAGCAGACGAAAATTTGTTTGCTGCTACGATTATCCTGCGGGTCCTTGAAGAAATTGATGGTATGAAACTTCCAATTGCTTGCGGAGGGCATATGCTGACAATTCTGTAGTTGTGGACAATGGGACAGATCAAGAAGCCAATCTCCTAGGAATACATGCGTTTGTATCAACCGGATCATTCTTTGAAAATCCCAGTCCCCTTAGTATCGCGTCATTCTGGGTTGGCCTCCGCCAGGGAATCTACAAAGCAGTCATCAACAAACGACCTGTCGGGCTGAGCGTAGACCATATTCTAGTCGAACAGTCGCTCGCTCGAACGGATTGCCACAGCGTTGCGAACAATGCGGTGGTCCATTGCACTCGCGTCCTTAACTTTTGTTTCGACAAGGGTGGAGTGTGTAACTTGGAGGAATGGAATAAGTTATGGAAATCGAATGAAGACTGGGAGAATGAGCACGCTTCCTTCCATACACCCATATTCAAGGCACCCGATGATGTTCCCTTCCCACAGATATGGTATCATCAGAGTTGCCAAGGTATGCTGGCGTGCTTCTGTCACCGGTTTCTCAGTTAACAGCTGCTGACACCTTCCTCTAGTGATCGGGGTACAGCATCATCTCTTAGCCAAGTCGTACTTGATCCGATTCAGGCACAAGTTCTCAGCGACTGGTACACGTCACCAGTCTACTCTAGCCAAAAGAAGAGCTGAGGTAAGCCTAGGACCGCGGGATCCGTGGCAAGATGGCTAACCCTATGCGTATAGGCCGACATACAAAGAATCGTTCGGATGCTCTGTGGCATTGGTTTAGGAAATCAATGGACTCCTCCGGGCATGTTCACAGCCTGCATGGCCATCTCCGCTTGTGAGTTTTTGCAGGTTGTCGTCTGCCGTATGCTCAAGTCTGACCCATCATCCTACAGTCGGCGCTAGTTTCACCCAGCGGAAGGACCAGGAGGCAATGATCGACATACTCCGAAAGACAGAAAAGGATCATGCTCGTCCCACCAAGTCGGTGCAAGAAGACATGATGAAGGCTTGGGGCTGGTCTGCTTCCACGTGGACTCCGACGCAGGTGCCCCCATGGCCGGATACGACGCAGTATGCGACGAACTTGAACATGAACGACAGCATGGGTTATCAACAGGCTTAAGAGACCTGCGTGTCGTTGTGCTCAAACACAAGACCgttggaaaagaaaacacgGGATGGATCTTGAGCGGCTGAATAGGGCTGATATATCAGCCCACGTGCTTGCTCAGATTGCGACCAGTCGAATGTACAAGCACGTTATGCTTCGATCTACAAATACATATGACGACATCCACCACCGCGAGGATCAGACGATGAACCAGATGAACCACAAGCACGGGCATGGGTCAGGGTCAGGGTCTAAGGGCAGGGTTAAAGTCAGGGTCAGCAAGGTATAGCCCAGCAGACATGGCAGGCAATCTTGGTCGAGTTCGAACCGCGAAGTATTCAGCTAGGCGTCTGTGCGCCAAAAGAAAGAACATTGCCTTTTTCCTACAATGAGGACAAATGCCACATCAACGTACTCGTCGATGAATCGGTCAATGTCGCATGTCAGCCATGTTCTGCCACTGTTGCACAATCGCATCAAAATGCAAGGTCAGCAGCGGTTCGTGAAAAGGCTTCTGTGCGACAACGCCCAGTTAATGTTCACGATCCACCCTAAACCCCCAGCCCCTCTATCGATCGTGAAAGAAGCCAAGAAGGGTCAGGGTTGGTAGGATGGTTTCCCAATTGCAAGCAGATTTGCCAGGCCTGAAAGTCCAGCCAGGGTTATCATGCGAGATCGGGGTTCATGTGTGCCCTTGTTTGTGATCTACCAGGACACGCAGGGACAGACGGACAGGCTGCCGACGGAACGGGAGCAAGGGGCAAGCCACAGGGCCAGGTGTTGGTGATAGGTGTCTGCGAGAgaagtgcagtgcagtgcaggcCTTGCGAGTCACAAGGGCTTGCAAGCACTCCCGTTCTTGACATGCTGCTCAAGTTTCACGACAATGACTCGGTAGTAACCACTTCCGCTTGTTTGTACGCTCTCTTGTCCTGTATCCTGATCTTGTCTCAGTTCAACTAGGTCGGTAAGGGGGAAGGAAGCCCTGTCCTCAGGTTCTGCTTTGTCAAAGCTGATATGACTTGGTCGCACACTGTCCATGGCACCCGCGAACTGGTCATTGTCGATTCCGAGTCATCTTCAGATTGGGAAGATCCAGCATGAGAAGAATGCAGATAGCCATAGAGCTGACAAACCAGTGCGGTATTGTGCGCTTGTCCTCGGGCAGCCAGCCTTGATACCGGAAGTTGCTTCCCTCCCGTTACAACCGTTGTGTGTAACACACGAAGGAGTCCAGATGATGGTATGTAAGCCCCATGGTTCTGGTGTGGTACCTTTCTCGATATAACGGGGTGGCACGACACTTGCGAAGTGAACGTCCTACTACACCAGACCCGACCCGGCCCGACAATATTCGGGCGCGCTGGCAGGCGGGATGCAGTATCTGTGCAAGAAAGCTCTGCTTCCTGCTTAACGGGTAGGACGCACACTACCCTAAGCAGCACTGCACATCAAGGATGCCGGTATGCAGGGAGCAAGCCTCATCTGCCTGTATCCCTACCCAAATTGCCCTTGCTGCCCTTGTTGCTTTTGTCTGGTGGCTGCGAATCGATGCATGTAAATCGATGTGATGCAGACGGGACGGGAACGACAAAGTTCGATGCCCATCTCTCGTCGTGCGAAAACCCAAAAAGAACAAGCCAACAGGATGACAAATGATGGAACTTTCCAAAGGCTTTCCGATTGCGCTGGCGGTGATGCTGTCGGAAGAATTGCGCTTGCTTGCATTGTTTGCGATACTTTGGTAACCGTTAACCTTCCGAGTTCGTATCATTTGTGTGAGTATGTGAGAGAGttgggaagggagggaggaagagattCATAATGAGCTTTTCGTCTTTTGAGGCTTTCAAGTTCTGTGTCCCCCCTTGCGGTGTGTACTCCCCAAGTCTTCGGAAAAGTTGTACTATCTGGGTAATCCGATGTCCCCTCATTCATGTCGTTCATGTCTCCAGAGCTGAGGCAACGTTGAAAAGCCATCATGAAATTGATCATGGCGGGGCAAAAAGGAGCGACACATGTACACACAAGCTAACTAGTGTAGCTGATAGCAACGCTAGG is a genomic window containing:
- a CDS encoding MFS alpha-glucoside transporter, which translates into the protein MASPDPRTTANPSSDDIVFSDSKGQHDVLHNSDEVRRTDTTDRIIQNAKTATDKEQKMTLLQGIKLYPKAIAWSMLISTCIVMEGYDVCLINNFYAFPQFARKYGEEIAPGHWEVPARWQAGLSNGANVGELIGLLINGYVSERFGYRYTVIGCLMLICAWTSLFFTAQNVQTLLAAEILCGIPWGVFQTLTITYASEVCPVAMRGYLTTYVNFCWGVGQEIAIGVIMSMLKRDDEWAYRIPYALQWMWPVPLALGIFFAPESPWWLVRKGRLDDAKKSLLRLTSVNRETDFNADETVAMMVHTTALEEKTTQGATFWDCFKGHDLRRTEIVCMVWAIQNLSGNSFSNYSTYFLKQAGLDDDDAYAFALGQYAINMAGVFGAWFLMSRGIGRRALYLYGLCGLFCMLFVLGFLGLVPEAHNREASIATGSIMLGWALVYQLTVGTVCYSLVSEISTRRLQIKTIALGRVLYIIVGIVTAVLTPYMLNPGAWDWSNFTGFFWAGICFLCIIYVYFRVPEPTGRTFAELDLLFSKGISARKFAETKVDVFADEAASLDSSVLQKYEKGLDMSQTDSKASGSGV